From the Oleiharenicola lentus genome, one window contains:
- a CDS encoding type II toxin-antitoxin system HipA family toxin: MIARVRLWGRDIGAVSLDDGGEVAAFQYDPAFARSGIQVSPITMPLGPQVWQFPALPRATFHGLPGLLADSLPDKFGNALIDAWLARQGRAPASFSAIERLCYTGTRGMGALEFAPTIGPRPQKASKIDLDALVGLASAVLANRDALTGNFQPKSREKALNDILRVGTSAGGARAKAVIAWNPQTQEVRSGQVHAGAGFEYWLLKFDGVKGNKDKELDDPRGFGAIEYAYHLMAKAAGITMSECRLLEENGRRHFMTKRFDRLPDGEKLHMQSLCALGHYDFNAAGAYSYEQALLLMRQLNLPPDQIEQQFRRMVFNVVARDQDDHVKNIAFLMDRAGTWSLSPAFDVCYSYNPSGQWTATHQMTINGKRDQFTRADFAACAKVGVLKKSRVDAITDEVSAVVARWPEFAAEAKVSPETAAAIARAHRLKIPAG; encoded by the coding sequence ATGATCGCGCGGGTCAGGCTCTGGGGCCGCGACATCGGCGCCGTGTCGTTGGACGACGGCGGCGAGGTGGCAGCGTTTCAGTATGATCCCGCCTTCGCGCGGAGCGGCATCCAGGTCTCGCCGATCACGATGCCGCTCGGGCCGCAGGTCTGGCAATTTCCTGCGCTCCCACGCGCGACGTTTCACGGGCTGCCCGGACTGCTGGCCGACTCGCTGCCGGACAAGTTCGGCAACGCACTGATCGACGCATGGCTGGCGCGGCAGGGCCGGGCGCCCGCGAGCTTCAGCGCGATCGAGCGGTTGTGCTACACCGGCACGCGGGGCATGGGCGCGCTGGAGTTTGCGCCCACCATCGGACCGCGTCCGCAAAAGGCCTCGAAGATCGACCTCGACGCCCTGGTCGGTCTCGCCTCCGCAGTGCTCGCCAACCGCGATGCGCTGACCGGCAATTTCCAGCCGAAGTCCCGCGAGAAGGCGCTCAACGACATCCTGCGCGTGGGCACCTCCGCCGGCGGCGCGCGGGCGAAGGCCGTCATCGCGTGGAACCCGCAGACGCAGGAAGTCCGCTCGGGGCAGGTGCACGCGGGCGCCGGCTTCGAATACTGGCTGCTCAAGTTCGACGGCGTGAAGGGCAACAAGGACAAGGAACTCGACGACCCGCGCGGCTTCGGGGCCATCGAGTATGCCTACCACCTGATGGCCAAGGCCGCCGGCATCACGATGAGCGAGTGCCGGCTGCTCGAGGAAAACGGCCGGCGCCACTTCATGACGAAGCGCTTCGACCGCCTGCCGGACGGGGAGAAGCTCCACATGCAGTCGCTCTGCGCGCTCGGGCATTACGACTTCAACGCGGCCGGCGCCTACTCCTACGAACAGGCGCTGCTGCTCATGCGCCAGCTCAACCTACCGCCCGACCAGATCGAGCAGCAGTTCCGGCGCATGGTGTTCAACGTCGTCGCGCGCGACCAGGACGACCACGTGAAGAACATCGCCTTCCTCATGGACCGCGCCGGCACCTGGTCGCTCTCGCCGGCCTTCGACGTGTGTTACAGCTACAACCCCTCCGGTCAGTGGACCGCCACGCACCAGATGACGATCAACGGCAAGCGCGACCAGTTCACCCGGGCCGACTTTGCCGCCTGCGCGAAGGTCGGCGTGCTCAAGAAAAGCCGCGTGGACGCGATCACCGACGAGGTCAGCGCCGTCGTCGCCCGCTGGCCGGAATTTGCCGCCGAGGCCAAGGTTTCGCCCGAGACCGCCGCCGCGATTGCGCGGGCGCATCGGCTGAAGATTCCGGCCGGGTAG
- a CDS encoding nuclear transport factor 2 family protein, translated as MNAYKPFVYSVCFVVTHASRLLLAVLSLGLISSAIAQTAPPPPKMFAVRLSKGPAWDEAKSPNEQTGMREHSANIARMRRDGLLVLGARFGELGLLVLRLPDESAVSAQLAPDPAIAGGVFKVQTDVFMPFAHGTTAWLTTPEAVVLRSYLDAGNRLDATAVAALCAENFVWLNVEGDKLIPEVQGRAALHEWLVGYYKKLPSARSEFLSIEQAGPFLTVRERASWDNQEGKRLSQQALGIYEIRDGLIQRVWYFPSAKDPAASAR; from the coding sequence ATGAACGCCTACAAACCTTTCGTGTATTCCGTGTGTTTCGTGGTTACCCATGCCTCTCGACTGCTGTTGGCGGTTCTCTCATTGGGCCTCATCTCCTCGGCTATCGCCCAAACCGCCCCGCCTCCGCCGAAGATGTTCGCCGTGCGCCTCAGCAAGGGGCCGGCCTGGGACGAAGCGAAGTCACCCAACGAGCAAACCGGCATGCGCGAACACTCGGCCAACATCGCACGGATGCGCCGCGACGGCCTGCTCGTGCTCGGCGCGCGCTTCGGCGAACTCGGCCTGCTGGTGTTGCGGCTGCCCGACGAGTCCGCCGTGTCGGCCCAGCTCGCTCCCGACCCCGCCATCGCGGGCGGCGTTTTCAAGGTGCAGACGGACGTGTTCATGCCCTTCGCTCATGGCACCACTGCCTGGCTCACCACGCCCGAGGCCGTCGTGCTGCGCAGCTATCTCGACGCCGGCAACCGGCTCGACGCCACTGCGGTCGCCGCTTTGTGCGCGGAAAACTTCGTCTGGCTCAACGTCGAGGGCGACAAACTCATCCCCGAAGTCCAGGGCCGCGCCGCGCTGCATGAGTGGCTTGTGGGCTACTACAAGAAACTGCCTTCCGCGCGCTCCGAGTTTCTCAGCATCGAGCAAGCCGGCCCGTTCCTCACCGTTCGCGAGCGCGCCTCGTGGGACAACCAGGAGGGCAAACGCCTCTCCCAGCAGGCCCTCGGCATCTACGAGATTCGCGACGGCCTCATCCAGCGTGTGTGGTATTTTCCTTCGGCGAAGGATCCGGCGGCGTCCGCTCGATAG
- a CDS encoding helix-turn-helix domain-containing protein, with translation MKIDANTIDEVVMKELGRRLSAIRLAQNLSQRQLAERAGLGLRTIQRLELGAAATQLSGFVRVCRALGLIDRIDRLMAEPPPSPLDQLKLYERKRRRASGSRVSEPPAEKWTWGKSS, from the coding sequence ATGAAAATAGACGCCAACACGATCGATGAGGTCGTTATGAAAGAGCTGGGCCGAAGGCTGAGTGCGATTCGCTTGGCGCAAAATCTGTCGCAGCGACAGCTGGCAGAGCGCGCGGGACTTGGGTTGCGGACCATCCAGCGGCTGGAACTCGGGGCGGCGGCCACGCAGCTGTCGGGTTTCGTGCGGGTCTGCCGCGCCTTGGGGCTGATTGACCGGATCGATCGGCTCATGGCGGAGCCGCCGCCCAGTCCGCTCGACCAGTTGAAGCTCTACGAGCGGAAGCGCCGGCGGGCCTCGGGCAGCCGGGTGTCGGAACCTCCGGCCGAAAAGTGGACCTGGGGTAAGTCGTCATGA
- a CDS encoding DNA alkylation repair protein, with translation MKLPEVMAALRALGRESIKKVLLKHGAKEPFFGVRIGDMKPLAKQLKGRQELALQLYDTGNGDAQYLAGMIADGRLMTTAQLDHWVKTAAWDMISGTTVPWVASEHPDGAALALKWIGAKNEQIARAGWNTLGALAATRSDAELPLKEYARLLKSLPRDLPKASDGVRYTMNNFIIACGTYLAPLAEQAIATARAIGRVQVDMGDTECKVPDAESYILKSRRGAPIAPKRKTVRC, from the coding sequence ATGAAACTCCCCGAAGTGATGGCCGCGCTCCGGGCGCTGGGCCGCGAGTCGATCAAGAAGGTGCTTCTGAAGCACGGGGCGAAGGAGCCGTTCTTCGGCGTCCGTATCGGCGACATGAAGCCGCTCGCGAAACAGCTCAAGGGCCGGCAGGAGCTGGCGCTGCAACTCTACGACACCGGCAACGGCGACGCCCAGTATCTCGCCGGCATGATCGCCGACGGCCGACTCATGACGACCGCCCAGCTCGACCACTGGGTGAAGACGGCGGCTTGGGACATGATCTCCGGCACGACGGTGCCGTGGGTGGCGTCGGAGCATCCGGACGGCGCGGCGCTCGCGCTGAAGTGGATCGGCGCGAAGAACGAGCAAATTGCGCGCGCCGGCTGGAACACACTCGGTGCGCTTGCCGCCACGCGGTCCGACGCGGAATTGCCGCTGAAGGAATATGCCCGCCTGCTGAAAAGTCTGCCGCGCGACCTGCCCAAGGCATCCGACGGTGTGCGCTACACGATGAACAACTTCATCATCGCCTGCGGCACATATCTCGCCCCACTCGCCGAACAGGCGATTGCGACAGCACGCGCCATTGGTCGGGTACAGGTGGACATGGGCGACACGGAGTGCAAGGTGCCCGACGCCGAGAGCTACATACTCAAGAGCCGGCGTGGCGCGCCCATTGCACCCAAGCGCAAGACGGTGCGGTGCTGA
- a CDS encoding YciI family protein, whose amino-acid sequence MPLTLPRLAFLVLLLLGLATLSARAADADEPAAEQKPRFIYLLKLVERLHTDAGWTKDDEETIGRHFRHLKAATEAGHAIVVGRTLEPGDKTFGLVIFEADNAEQAKKFAESDPAVVGGIMTVEVRPFALVLMKKM is encoded by the coding sequence ATGCCCCTCACCCTGCCCCGCCTGGCTTTTCTGGTTCTGCTTTTGCTCGGTCTCGCCACCCTGTCCGCCCGCGCCGCTGACGCGGATGAACCCGCGGCAGAACAAAAGCCCCGCTTCATCTACCTGCTGAAGCTCGTCGAGCGCCTGCACACCGACGCCGGCTGGACCAAGGATGACGAGGAGACTATCGGCCGCCACTTCCGCCACCTCAAGGCCGCCACCGAGGCCGGCCACGCCATCGTCGTCGGCCGCACGCTCGAACCTGGGGACAAGACCTTCGGCCTCGTGATCTTCGAGGCCGACAACGCAGAGCAGGCGAAAAAATTTGCCGAGAGTGATCCGGCCGTCGTCGGCGGCATCATGACCGTCGAGGTGCGTCCTTTCGCGCTGGTGCTGATGAAGAAGATGTAG
- a CDS encoding small ribosomal subunit Rsm22 family protein, giving the protein MSRLLMTWETLDWEVLDRLRETFLTGDKTAGPYWHTITDLECYDFTYGERIGWKWDAVLRELKASGWTPPAGATVLDWGCGSGIAGRRVVEAFGAGHFSRLLLHDHSQLALDYTEHHGRKAFPGLTVERATTRDLRGSDPIGLLVVSHVVNELNDIARAELAELCTRAEAILWVEPGTHEASRLLGGWREQLKSRFRILAPCPHQAACGVLAAGNERHWCHFFAPPPMGVYADSGWVKFGQRAGIDLRSLPYSYLVLDTRPVGSALAPTLLPPAKVVASDDPTREGDSRPSLQLSRLVGDAKVFKGYAKVFACDETGVHDLMLQKRDAPVLFKQLKQGEAPSLHRWTHENGRITRIEQPTTTEPE; this is encoded by the coding sequence TTGTCTCGTTTGCTGATGACCTGGGAAACCCTCGACTGGGAGGTGCTGGACCGCCTCCGCGAAACCTTTCTGACCGGCGACAAGACCGCCGGGCCCTACTGGCACACGATCACCGACCTCGAGTGCTACGACTTCACCTACGGCGAGCGCATCGGCTGGAAATGGGACGCCGTGCTGCGGGAGCTGAAGGCCAGCGGCTGGACTCCTCCGGCGGGCGCCACCGTCCTCGACTGGGGCTGCGGCAGCGGCATCGCGGGGCGGCGGGTGGTTGAAGCCTTTGGCGCGGGCCATTTCTCCCGCTTGTTGCTGCACGACCACTCCCAACTGGCGCTGGACTACACGGAGCATCACGGGCGCAAGGCCTTCCCTGGCCTCACCGTCGAGCGCGCGACCACCCGCGATTTGCGCGGCAGCGACCCGATCGGCCTGCTCGTGGTCAGCCATGTCGTGAACGAACTCAACGACATCGCCCGCGCCGAGCTCGCCGAACTCTGCACGCGCGCCGAAGCCATTCTCTGGGTCGAACCCGGCACGCACGAAGCCAGCCGGCTGCTCGGCGGCTGGCGCGAGCAGTTGAAATCGCGCTTCCGCATCCTCGCGCCTTGTCCGCACCAGGCCGCCTGCGGCGTGCTCGCCGCCGGCAACGAGCGGCACTGGTGCCACTTCTTCGCCCCGCCACCGATGGGCGTCTATGCCGATTCCGGCTGGGTGAAGTTCGGCCAGCGCGCCGGCATCGACCTGCGTTCGCTGCCGTATTCGTATCTGGTGCTGGACACCCGGCCTGTAGGGTCGGCGCTTGCGCCGACCTTGCTCCCCCCAGCCAAGGTCGTCGCAAGCGACGACCCTACAAGGGAAGGAGACTCTAGACCGTCGCTACAACTCTCCCGTCTCGTCGGCGACGCGAAGGTCTTCAAGGGCTACGCCAAGGTCTTCGCCTGCGACGAAACCGGCGTGCACGACCTCATGCTCCAAAAGCGGGACGCGCCCGTCCTGTTCAAGCAACTCAAGCAGGGCGAGGCGCCGTCGCTCCACCGCTGGACCCACGAAAACGGCCGGATAACCCGGATTGAGCAGCCAACCACCACCGAACCGGAATAG
- a CDS encoding class I SAM-dependent methyltransferase has protein sequence MTVTPQEDFATRLDASVRDGTLARLTLGKPRGGDPTLQKIIIRPVTLKAGPHLSFVYRHDTRDITKNLPPAEAVREITRLVGTEFHSAHLDTTQQGVQLEFNKKGEPRLHLGRAAAPFPTDTAHDRAKPRLLTAEAQSWLHALGVTNAAGVVRDGLADKHRQIHKFTEILSHLVAEAPLTEDRPIEITDMGCGKGYLTFATHDYFDLVLKRSARVCGVEARPELVTLCNKIAHDTGRPKLSFVGGTIQNAELPDPDVLIALHACDTATDDALTRGIKAGATLIVVSPCCQKELRPQLKAAPVLAPALRHGIWQERHAEFVTDALRALLLEWAGYDTKVFEFISTEHTAKNLMIAATKRPGLARDDAAATKIRELAAFYGITSQSLARQLGFSLNHG, from the coding sequence ATGACCGTCACGCCCCAGGAAGATTTTGCCACGCGGCTCGATGCGAGTGTCCGGGATGGCACGCTCGCGCGGCTGACGCTCGGCAAGCCCCGTGGCGGCGACCCGACGCTGCAGAAGATCATCATCCGCCCCGTCACGCTGAAGGCCGGGCCGCACCTGTCGTTTGTCTATCGCCACGACACGCGCGACATCACCAAGAACCTGCCGCCCGCTGAGGCGGTGCGCGAAATCACGCGCCTGGTCGGCACCGAGTTTCACAGCGCGCACCTCGACACCACGCAGCAGGGCGTGCAGCTCGAGTTCAACAAGAAGGGCGAGCCTCGCCTGCACCTCGGGCGCGCCGCCGCGCCCTTCCCCACCGACACCGCCCACGACCGCGCGAAGCCCCGCCTGCTCACCGCGGAAGCGCAATCGTGGCTGCACGCTCTCGGCGTGACCAACGCCGCCGGGGTCGTGCGCGACGGCCTCGCCGACAAACACCGCCAGATCCACAAGTTCACGGAAATCCTGAGCCATCTCGTGGCCGAGGCTCCACTCACAGAGGATCGCCCGATCGAGATCACCGACATGGGCTGCGGCAAGGGCTACCTGACCTTTGCCACGCACGATTATTTCGACCTCGTGCTGAAACGCTCCGCCCGCGTCTGCGGCGTCGAGGCCCGGCCCGAGCTCGTGACGCTGTGCAACAAAATCGCCCACGACACCGGCCGCCCGAAACTGTCCTTCGTCGGCGGCACGATCCAAAACGCCGAGCTCCCCGACCCTGACGTGCTCATCGCGCTCCACGCCTGCGACACCGCCACGGACGACGCCCTCACTCGCGGCATCAAGGCGGGTGCGACGCTCATCGTCGTCTCTCCCTGCTGCCAGAAGGAGCTGCGTCCGCAGCTCAAGGCCGCGCCGGTGCTCGCGCCTGCGCTGCGTCACGGTATCTGGCAGGAGCGCCACGCCGAGTTCGTGACCGACGCCCTGCGCGCGCTGCTGCTCGAGTGGGCCGGTTACGACACCAAGGTCTTCGAGTTCATTTCCACCGAGCACACCGCCAAAAACCTGATGATCGCCGCCACCAAGCGCCCCGGCCTCGCCCGCGACGACGCAGCCGCCACGAAGATCCGCGAACTCGCCGCCTTTTACGGCATCACGAGCCAGTCCCTGGCGCGGCAGCTGGGTTTCAGTCTTAACCACGGATGA
- a CDS encoding TolC family protein: MSKLRSLLSVLVFAPAAFAADPTGEPLSLSQAIEQALAKNFAIKVEGYDAAIAAARVTESLGKFDPVLSGSYTNAANRNPLLTFDTTTGLRNTTSDESDSYDVGVGGLLPWGMTYRLGASTTNARGTFNAYTDNFDSFAGVSGTQPLLRDFGFGPTMASIRIARTNRAISDWQFKQAVIDTITRVTFAYHDLNFAHAYLRSATRSRDLAAGLLDENEKRFKVGSMSEYDVTSAKARVASREENVLSAERQVRDAENFLKQLITDDKTPALLDRRLAIDPPPPAPIVLVDPATDFRTALEKRPDYQQAKLALQRSDLNARLQRNQLLPRLDLVGSYGHNGLDEDRGASRRQVQDKDYRSYSWGVVMSVPLTFTTERGRYRAAKLAQRQSATQLEQVEQAIVVSVGNAAGQIETAQKRIQANRRAREHAQATLDAEVKRLRVGQSSTFFVAQQQELLSIAEVREAAAMSDYHKALAEYDRQLGLTLEKLNVTVEPPK; this comes from the coding sequence ATGTCCAAACTCCGGAGTCTCCTTTCCGTCCTCGTTTTCGCCCCTGCCGCGTTCGCGGCGGACCCCACTGGCGAGCCGCTCTCGCTCAGCCAGGCCATTGAGCAGGCCCTGGCGAAGAACTTCGCGATCAAGGTCGAGGGCTACGATGCCGCCATCGCCGCCGCCCGTGTGACCGAGTCGCTCGGGAAGTTCGATCCGGTGCTCAGCGGCAGCTACACCAACGCCGCGAACCGCAACCCGCTGCTCACCTTCGACACCACCACCGGCCTGCGCAACACGACCAGCGACGAGTCCGACAGTTACGACGTGGGCGTGGGCGGCCTGCTCCCCTGGGGTATGACCTACCGTCTCGGCGCCAGCACCACCAACGCCCGCGGCACCTTCAACGCCTACACCGACAACTTTGACTCCTTCGCCGGTGTCTCCGGCACCCAACCGCTGCTGCGGGATTTCGGTTTCGGACCAACCATGGCCTCCATCCGCATCGCCCGCACCAACCGCGCCATCAGCGACTGGCAGTTTAAGCAGGCGGTGATCGACACCATCACGCGAGTGACCTTCGCCTACCACGACCTCAACTTCGCCCACGCCTACCTGCGCAGCGCCACGCGCTCCCGCGACCTCGCCGCCGGCCTGCTCGACGAAAACGAAAAGCGCTTCAAGGTCGGCTCGATGTCCGAATACGACGTCACCTCCGCCAAGGCCCGCGTCGCCAGCCGCGAGGAAAACGTGCTCTCCGCCGAGCGACAGGTGCGCGACGCCGAGAACTTCCTCAAGCAGCTCATCACCGACGACAAGACCCCCGCCCTGCTCGACCGGCGCCTTGCCATCGATCCGCCGCCGCCCGCTCCGATCGTGCTGGTCGATCCCGCCACCGACTTCCGCACCGCACTGGAGAAGCGCCCCGACTACCAGCAGGCGAAGCTCGCGCTCCAGCGCAGCGACCTCAACGCCCGCCTCCAGCGCAACCAGCTCCTGCCGCGCCTCGACCTCGTCGGCAGCTACGGCCACAACGGCCTCGACGAGGACCGCGGCGCCAGCCGCCGCCAGGTGCAGGACAAGGATTACCGCAGCTACAGCTGGGGCGTGGTGATGTCCGTGCCGCTCACCTTCACCACCGAGCGCGGCCGTTACCGCGCCGCCAAGCTCGCGCAGCGCCAGTCCGCCACGCAGCTGGAGCAGGTCGAGCAGGCCATCGTCGTCTCCGTCGGCAACGCCGCCGGCCAGATCGAGACCGCGCAGAAGCGCATCCAGGCCAACCGTCGCGCCCGCGAGCACGCCCAGGCCACGCTCGACGCCGAGGTGAAGCGCCTGCGCGTCGGCCAGAGCAGCACGTTCTTCGTCGCCCAGCAGCAGGAACTCCTCTCCATCGCCGAAGTCCGTGAAGCCGCTGCGATGTCCGACTACCACAAAGCCCTCGCCGAATACGACCGCCAGCTCGGCCTGACGCTCGAGAAGCTGAACGTCACCGTCGAGCCGCCCAAGTGA
- a CDS encoding dienelactone hydrolase family protein, whose protein sequence is MTIREPETVDLPTARGAMRTLVFRPTGEGRHPGLVLWSEIFQITAPIRRTAAFLAGHGFIVAVPEVYHEFLPAGIVLAYDQAGADKGNELKYAKELASYDDDARAAVDFLKTHASANGRVGTLGICLGGHLAFRTAFLPDVAATVCFYATDIHQGSLGRGKSDNSLARIPDIRGELMLIWGRQDPHVPGEGRAKIYAALAAANPRFTWHEFNGAHAFLRDEGHRYDPALAHLTLGMAVDLFRRQLGG, encoded by the coding sequence ATGACCATACGCGAACCCGAGACCGTCGATCTGCCCACCGCGCGCGGCGCCATGCGCACGCTCGTCTTTCGTCCGACCGGCGAGGGCCGCCACCCGGGGCTTGTGCTGTGGTCGGAGATTTTCCAGATCACCGCGCCCATCCGCCGGACGGCGGCATTTTTGGCGGGGCATGGCTTCATCGTCGCGGTGCCGGAGGTTTATCACGAGTTCCTCCCGGCCGGCATCGTGCTCGCCTACGACCAGGCCGGGGCCGACAAGGGCAACGAACTCAAATACGCCAAGGAACTGGCCTCCTACGATGACGACGCCCGCGCCGCCGTGGACTTCCTGAAAACCCACGCGAGCGCCAACGGCCGCGTCGGCACCTTGGGCATTTGTCTCGGCGGCCACCTGGCCTTCCGCACCGCCTTTTTACCCGACGTCGCGGCGACGGTGTGCTTCTACGCGACCGATATTCATCAGGGCAGCCTCGGCCGGGGCAAGTCCGACAACTCTCTCGCCCGCATTCCTGACATTCGCGGCGAACTCATGCTGATCTGGGGCCGGCAGGACCCGCATGTGCCCGGCGAAGGTCGGGCAAAAATCTACGCAGCACTCGCCGCCGCCAACCCCCGTTTCACCTGGCACGAATTCAACGGCGCCCACGCTTTCCTCCGCGACGAGGGCCACCGCTACGACCCCGCACTCGCCCACCTCACGCTCGGCATGGCGGTCGACCTCTTCCGCCGGCAGTTGGGCGGCTGA
- a CDS encoding ABC transporter ATP-binding protein, which translates to MITLRNVEKVYPLKGGVFYALRNINLTIKEGEFVSIMGPSGSGKSTLLHILGLHDSAWNGEFDLLGQPVHKLDKKKRFELQKKHIGFVFQSYHLLDDLTVYENLEIPLSYRDMPKKERESVVCDVLDRFAIVGKKDLYPNQLSGGQQQLVGVARALVAKPSLILADEPTGNLHSDQGREIMQLFKKLNSEGTTIIQVTHSAENATYGSRVIRLADGMMVV; encoded by the coding sequence ATGATCACTCTCCGCAACGTCGAAAAAGTCTATCCGCTCAAGGGCGGCGTGTTCTACGCCCTCCGCAACATCAACCTCACGATCAAGGAGGGCGAGTTCGTCTCCATCATGGGGCCGTCGGGCTCGGGCAAGTCCACCCTGCTCCACATCCTCGGCCTGCACGACAGCGCGTGGAACGGCGAATTCGACCTCCTTGGCCAGCCGGTCCACAAGCTCGACAAGAAGAAGCGCTTCGAGCTGCAGAAAAAGCACATCGGTTTCGTCTTCCAGAGCTACCATCTGCTCGACGACCTCACCGTCTATGAGAACCTCGAGATTCCGCTCTCCTACCGCGACATGCCCAAGAAAGAGCGCGAGTCCGTCGTGTGCGACGTGCTCGACCGTTTCGCCATCGTCGGCAAGAAGGACCTCTACCCCAACCAGCTCTCCGGCGGCCAGCAGCAGCTCGTGGGCGTGGCTCGCGCGCTCGTGGCCAAGCCCTCGCTCATCCTCGCCGACGAACCCACCGGCAACCTGCACTCCGACCAGGGCCGCGAAATCATGCAGCTTTTCAAGAAACTCAACAGCGAGGGCACGACCATCATCCAGGTCACGCACTCCGCCGAAAACGCCACCTATGGCTCCCGCGTCATCCGCCTCGCCGACGGCATGATGGTGGTGTAG
- a CDS encoding DMP19 family protein translates to MAIADLAYQQALDRWAAAGLAGLSELELDLATLWHVEADVTNGGFLHYYSRPGADLAFHAPEALARMGAAEKSAILTAANAVFGPSGPPRDREKRRAALQALAAGARSRFDELENRYYQDPVDVDELVEQAVNRGSTA, encoded by the coding sequence ATGGCCATTGCCGACCTTGCTTACCAACAAGCGCTCGACCGCTGGGCTGCCGCTGGGCTGGCCGGCCTGAGTGAATTGGAGCTCGACCTGGCCACGCTGTGGCATGTCGAGGCCGATGTGACCAACGGTGGCTTTCTCCACTATTACTCCCGTCCCGGGGCGGATCTGGCCTTTCACGCGCCCGAGGCCCTCGCCCGGATGGGCGCAGCGGAGAAGTCCGCCATCCTCACCGCAGCCAACGCCGTCTTCGGCCCCAGCGGCCCTCCGCGCGACCGGGAGAAACGACGCGCCGCGCTTCAGGCGCTCGCTGCCGGGGCACGCAGCCGCTTCGATGAACTGGAAAACCGCTACTACCAGGACCCCGTGGATGTGGACGAACTGGTTGAACAAGCCGTGAACCGGGGCAGCACAGCATGA